The genomic region GTGTCGGATCGGGGATCCCGGTCACGGTGCCGCGGCCGACGCCGAGCGGTGACGCCGCGAAGGACGCGGACGCGCCGGACGACCTGCGGGTCACCGTCCTGGCCGCCGACGAGGACGCGGAGGACGCCGAGGCGTCGACGGAGGCGGCCGCCGAGGCGGAGTCCAGCGACGGGGACGAGACCAACGCGGGCACGGAGCCCGACGGCACCGAGACGGACGGCGATACCAAGGCCGACGCTGATGAGGCCGGCGCCGACGCCAAGGCCGGCGCCGACGCCAAGGCCGACGCCGGCGCCGACGCCAAGGCCGACGCCAAGGCCGACGCCGACGCCGACGGCGGCGGTCCCGGTGGGCGCTCGCGCGGCGAGCGGACCGGTGCCGGGCGGGTCGGACGCGACGCCGCCTCCGCCCGTTCCCGGCGCGACCGCACCCGCGACGGCCGACCCGTATAACCTGAACAGCATGCCCAACCGTTACGCCTACCTCGGCCCCGAGGGCACCTTCACCGAAGCCGCCATGCGCGATCTGCGCCCGGACGCGCCCGACGAGGCGCGCATCCCGTGTGACAGTGTCGCCTCCGTCTTCGACGCGGTCCGCTCGGGGGCGGTGGACGGCGGTGTCGTTCCGCTGGAGAACTCGGTCGAGGGCGGGGTCACCGCCACGATCGCCGAACTCATCAACGGCGAGCCCCTGCTCATCACCGGGCAGACCGCCGTACCGGTGGAGTTCGCGCTCTTCGCGCGCCCGGGCACGGCCCTGGAGGACGTCAAGCGGGTGGCGACCCACCCGCACGCGCTCGCCCAGTGCCGCGGTTGGCTCGCCCAGCACCTGCCGGACGCCGACACCCACACCGTGTCCTCCACGGCCGCCGCCGCGCGCACCGTGGCCGAGCCGGGCGCCCCCTTCGACGCCGCGATCTGCGCGGTGTTCGCCGGGGAGAGGTACGGGCTGCGCGCCCTGGCCGGCAACGTGGGCGACCGGTCCGACGCCGCGACCCGGTTCATCCACCTGTCCCGGCCCGGCCCGCTGCCCGAGCCCACGGGCACCGACCTGACGTCACTGGTCGCCTTCATCGCGGACGACCACCCCGGCGCCCTGATCGAGGTCCTCAACCAGTTCGCGGTCCGCGGGGTCAACCTCACCCGCCTGGAGTCCCGGCCGACCGGGGACCGGCTGGGCAACTACTGCTTCTGCATCGACGCCGAGGGCCACGTGGCCGAGGCGCGCGTCGGCGAGGCGCTCATGGGCATCCGCCGCGTCTGCCGCGACGTGCGCTTCCTCGGCAGCTATCCGCGCAGCGGCCGCACCGACGACCTCGATCCGCCGCTGCGCCCGCGCTCCACCACCGACGCCGACTTCGCCGAGGCCGAGCGCTGGCTCGCGCGGATCCGCTCCGGCCAGGTCGACTGAGCGGCCGGATCAGCACACCTCGTACTGTTCCTCCTCGTCGTCACTGGCGTCGAAGACCCACTCCTCCTTCGCGGCCCGCCGCAGCTCCAGGTACAGCGCCAGCCGCAGCGCGGTGTCCTCGGGGCGCACGCTGTCCAGGGCCTCCAGGGCCTCGTTGAGTTCCTGGGTGGTCATCTCGCGCAGTGCCTTCACACCGTCCTCCTCCACGGTCGCCGTCCGGCCGCGCGGTCCCGCCGGCGGCCCCCTCGTGGAATGGACGGCGCAGGTGCCCGGCCATGACGCGACTGGCGGAAAAGATGTCGGGCCCGGCGGGCCCTGACGGTAACCTGCTTGACGTGATCGACCTTCGCGCACTCCGAGATGACCCCGAACGACTCCGAGCCTCGCAGCGGGCCCGAGGCGAGGACCCCTCCGTCGCCGACCGCCTGCTCGAACTGGACTCCGGCCGCCGTGCCGCGCTGACCCGGTTCGAGACCCTGCGCGCCGAGCAGAAGAGCGTGGGCAAGTCGGTCTCCAAGGCGTCGGCCGAGGAGCGCGAGGAGCTGCTCGCGCGGGCCAAGTCGCTGTCCGCCGAGGTCAAGGAGGCCGAGGCGGAGGCGGGCAGGCTCGGCGACGAGCTGAACGCCGCGCTCGCGCGCGTGCCCAACCTCGTGCAGGAGGGCGCCCCCGAGGGCGGCGTCGACGACTTCCGCGTCATGGAGACCGTGGGGACGCCGCGCGAGTTCGACTTCACCCCGCGCGACCACCTGGAGCTGGGCGAGATGCTCGGCGCCATCGACATGGAGCGCGGCGCCAAGGTCTCCGGTGCCCGTTTCTACTTCCTCACCGGTGTGGGCGCGCAGCTGGAGCTGGCGCTGCTCAACATGGCGATGAACCAGGCCGTCGAGGCCGGTTTCACCCCGATGATCCCGCCGGTGCTGGTCAAGCCCGAGACCATGGAGGGCACGGGGTTCCTCGGCGAGCACTCCGACGAGATCTACCACCTGCCCGCGGACGACCTGTACCTGGTCGGCACCTCCGAGGTGCCGCTGGCCGGATACCACGCCGCCGAGATCCTGCCCGCCGACGACCTGCCCAACCGGTACATCGGCTGGTCGCCCTGCTTCCGCCGGGAGGCCGGGTCCTACGGCAAGGACACCCGGGGCATCATCCGCGTCCACCAGTTCAACAAGGTGGAGATGTTCGTCTACGCCCACCCGGACACCGCGGACGAGGAGCACCTGCGGCTGCTCGCGTGGGAGCGGGAGATGCTGGACAAGCTGGAGCTGCCCTACCGCGTGGTGGACATCGCCGGCGGCGACCTGGGGACGAGTGCGGCCCGCAAGTACGACTGCGAGGCGTGGGTGCCCACCCAGGAGACCTACCGGGAGCTCACCTCCACGTCGAACTGCACGGACTTCCAGGCCCGCCGCCTCAACGTGCGCTTCCGCGGTGAGGACGGCAGGCCCCGCTTCGCCGCCACGCTCAACGGCACGCTGGCCACGACCCGCTGGATCGTCGCGATCCTGGAGAACCACCAGCGCGAGGACGGCTCCGTGGTCGTGCCCGAGGCACTGCGCCCGTACCTGGGCCGCGACGTCATCGAGCCGGTCACCCCGCCCAGGAAGGGCTGACCTCGATCCCGCCCCCTGGGCCGCGTCCCAGGGCTCGGGCACGCGCCCCAGGGGTGTGAAGCCGCACGCAACGGCCTACCTCGACCGCAGGGGTCGGAGGTAGGCCGTTCGGCTATGCGGTGTGCAGCGGGGTTGGAGCTGCAGAAGACGGCCTACCTCCACCCCAGTGGGTGAGAGGCAGGCCGTTCGGCTTTGGGGGTGTGCAGGGGGTTGGCTCCCCGGCGCCCCGAGTGCGCGGCCGAGCCTGCGAGGGCGCCAACTAGAGGTACGGCCCCGAACCGGCGTTCGGCTCCCCACCGGGTCCGCCCTGGCCCTGGAGGCCGCCCACCCCGGGCGGCAGTGCCTTGCGCATGTTCTCCAGCTGGGCGCGAGCGGCCATCTGCTGGGCGAACAGGGTCGTCTGGATGCCGTGGAACAGCCCTTCCAGCCACCCGACGAGCTGGGCCTGCGCGATCCGGAGTTCCGCGTCGCTGGGCGCCGAGCCCTCCGCGAACGGCAGGGTGAGCCGCTCCAGCTCCTCGATGAGCTCGGGGGCCAGTCCGTCCTCCAGCTCCTTGATGGAGGACGTGTGGATCTCCTTGAGGCGTGCCCGGCTGGCCTCGTCGAGGGGGGCCGCCTTCACCTCGTCCAAAAGCTGGCGGATCATGCTGCCGATCCGCATCACCTTGGCGGGCTGCTCCACCATGTCGGCGAGGGTGCGGGGCTCCTCGGTGCCCTCCTCCGGTTCGCCCGTGTGCTCATCGGACCCCATCACCAGCACCTGGGGCCGTTCGTTCTGGTCGTCTGCGCTGCTCATCAGTCCCCTTCAGCGGATGTCGTCGGCGCGTCGTCAGCGGGTGAGAAGGATCTTGCCGGTGTGCGCGCTCGATTCCATGACTCGGTGTGCCTCCGCCGCGTCCCTGAGGGGTACCTCGCGGTCCACGACGGGGCGGATGGTTCCTTTTTCTACCAACGGCCAGACCTGTTCGAGTACTCCCGCGGTGATGGCCGCCTTCTCTGCGGCGGGCCGTGAACGCAGTGTGGTGGCGTGGACCGACAGGCGCTTGGCGAGCATACGCCCCAGATCGGCCTCCGCCCTGCGGCCGCCCATGAGGCCGATGATCACCAGCCGGCCGTTCGTGGACAGGGAACGCAGGTTCGCGTCCAGGTAGGAGCCGCCCATGATGTCGAGGATCAGGTCGGCACCGCCCTCGGCGCGCATCCGCTCGGTGAAGTCCTCGGTGCGGTAGTTGATGGTGATGTCGGCGCCGAGCTCACGGCAGCGCTCCAGCTTGGCGTCGCTGCCGGCGGTTACCGCCACCCGGGCTCCGAGGGCACGGGCGAACTGGATGGCGAACGTGCCGATGCCGCTGCCCCCGCCGTGCACGAGGAAGGTCTCCCCCTCCTTGAGGCCGCCGACCATGACCAGGTTGGACCAGACGGTGCAGGCCACCTCGGGCAGCGCGGCCGCCTCGACGAGGCCGACGCCCTTGGGGACGGGCAGGAGCTGGCCGACGGGGACGGCGACCCGCTCGGCGTAGCCGCCGCCGGTCAGCAGCGCGCAGACGGGATCGCCCACGCTCCAGCCGGACTCCTCGGTGCCGGGGCCGAGGGCGGCCACGGTGCCCGAGCACTCCAGGCCGGGGTACTCGGAGGCGCCGGCCGGGGGCGGGTAGTTGCCCTGGCGCTGGGCGACGTCCGCGCGGTTGGCCGCGCTCGCGGCGATGTCCACCAGGACCTCGCCTTCGGCGGGGACCGGGTCGGGGACCTCGGTCCATGACAGGACGTCGGGTCCTCCGGGCTCTGGGATACGGATCGCGTACATGACGCAGACAGTACCCAGCGCGGGGCCGGGCCACATCCCCGGATTGCTCTGTTCACGCCCCCTTCGAGGATGCTTTGCTGTGCTTGTGCGGGTAGGAGTGCAGACGGGGTCCCCGGTGCTCCTCCCCACGGAGCACGCGCCCCCACACGGCTCAACCCCTCTACGCAGGAGAACGACGGTGGCAGACCAGGAACACAGCGGTCCGGGCGGCGGTCCCGACGAGGGGACCGACCCGACCGTCGAGGAGCGCTCCGAGGCACTCCGGGAACCGTCGGAGGACGACGCGGAGGAGCTCGGCGAGACGGCCACCGAGGTCACGCGGTTCCCGGAGCCGGCCGCCCCGTCGCCCCGGGAACAGTGGTTCGGCGGCTTCGACGGCGCGGCGCCGCCCCCGCCGCCCTACGCCCGGCTGCCCGAGAACTCCACGGGCGACGGCACCCCGCCCGCCGGGACGGCCGGCCCGCCGCAGGGCGCGCCGCCTCCCGAGCCGGGGACGGGTGTGGCGGCACCGCCGCCGGCCGGGGAGGACCGGGCGGCCGACCCGCCGGAGGAGGAGCTGGGCGGCGGCACGGTTCGGCTCCTGCCCGGCCCGCGCAACCGGCGACCCATCCGTCCCACGCGTCCCACACGTCCCGGCGGGGGCGCCGCGGACCCGCTCGGTCCGAGGAAGCTGCGCGGCGACTCCGACGTGCCCGAACCGGAACAGCTGCCCCCGCTGGACACGGAGCGCGTCGAACCCTCGGGTGCGGCGCCGCCGGAGGCCCCGGCCGCGGACACCGACGTCGTCCGCCCGCCGCGGCCCACCGCCCGGGAGGGCACGGAGGAGGACGGGACCCTCCCGCTCGCGCCCGGCACGGGCTCGTCCACGGTGCCCGCCCCGCCGCCGGAGGCCCCGGCCGCGTCGAGCCCGTGGGCGTCCTCGGCGCCCGGTTCGCGCGGCGGCTCCCCGGGTCCGCCCGCTCCCGCCGGCACGCCGTCCGGCCCCCGGTGGGACCAGGAGCGGCCCCCGGCCGAGCACGGCGAGACCTCGGACTCGCTCAACGCCGCCACCCTGGTCCGCAACCGCCGCCAGGGTCCCAGTACCGGCTGGCGCAGGGCCGTGCACGCCGCGACCCTGGGCCTGGTCAACCCGGGCGAGTCGGCGCGGGTCCTGCACCGGCGCGAACTCGTCGCCCGGGCGTCCACACCGGTCGCGTCCGGACACCACCGGGTGGCCGTGCTCAGCCTCAAGGGCGGTGTCGGCAAGACCACGACCACGGTCGCCCTCGGTGCGACACTCGCGTCGCTGCGCGGCGACCGGGTCCTGGCCGTGGACGCCAACCCCGACCGCGGCACGCTGTCGGACAAGGTGCGCCTGGAGACGGCCGCGACCATCCGCGACCTGCTCAACGAACGGCACCTGGTGGCGCGCTACGCCGACATCCGCGGCTTCACCTCCCAGGCGCCCAGCCGCCTGGAGATCCTGGCCTCGGACCGGGACCCCGCGGTGTCGGAGGCCTTCAGCGACGCCGACTACCGGGAGGTCGCCCGGATCGTCGAGCACTTCTACTCCATCTGCATCACCGACTGCGGCACCGGACTCCTGCACTCGGCGATGCGCGGCGTGCTGGGCCTGGCCGACCAGGTCGTCCTGGTCAGCTCGGCGTCCGTGGACGGCGCCCGCAGCGCCAGCGCCACGCTCGACTGGCTGGAGGCCCACGGTCACGGCCCACTCGTGCGGGGCGCGGTCGTGGTGCTGTCGATGGTGCGTTCCAACAGCAAGAGCAGTGTCGACCTGGGACGACTGGAGGAGCACTTCGCGGGGCGCTGCCGCGCCGTGGTGCGGGTGCCCTGGGACGGACACCTGGAGGAGGGCGCCGAGGTGGACCTGGAACAGCTGGCGACCGCGACCAGGGAGTCCTATCTGCGGCTCGCCGCGTCCGTGGGCGAGGCCTTCGGCCGGTAGCGGGGGGACAACGCGCGGAGGGGCGCCTGCCCGGTCGACGGCCCGTCCCTGTCGGACAATGGAGACGAGGGAAGGGTTGAGGATGAACGCACAGGAACGCCCGCCCGCGGTGGTCGTCGGCGTGGACGGCTCACCCGCCGCCCGTGCCGCCCTGCTCTGGGCGGTCGACGAGGCGGACCGGCGGCGGGAACAGCTGAGGATCGTGCACGGAATGGGGCTGGCGTCGAAGCTGGGCGTCCACCCCCTGCCCGACCGTGCCGCGGTGGAGGAGGACCTCGTGGAGGGCGGCCGCGCGCTGCTCGCCGAGAGCGTGGACGCCGCCCGCCGGGCCAGACCGGAGGTGGAGGTGGTCGACGTCCTGGCGGAGGACGACGCGCCCGCCGTGCTCCTCGACGACGCCCGGCACGGGGACGTGATCGTGGTGGGCTCGCGCGGGCTCGGCGGGATCAGGGCGATCATGCTGGGCTCGGTGAGCGCGCGGACGTCCTCGCACGCGCCGTGCCCGGTGGTGGTGGTCCCGGACGCCGACCGGCCGCGGCGGCGCCGGGGGCGGATCGTGGTCGGGGTGGACGGGTCGGACTCCTCGCACCGCGCGCTGCGCTTCGGTCTGCGCGAGGCGCTGGTCAGCGAGTCCGAGGTGGTGGTCGTCAACAGCTGGGAGGTGCCGCTGCCGGCGGACGTGGACTCGGCGGCGGTCGACGCGCAGTCGGTCCACGAGGAGGTCTTCGACCGCCAGTCGGAGGAGGTCGTCGCCGGGGTGCTGGCCGAGGTCATCGACGACAGCACCGAACACCTGGAGATCAGTGCCGTCCGGATGCAGGCCAATCCGGTGGAGGCGCTGCTCAAGGCCGGCGAGGACGCGGACCTGATCGTGGTGGGCTCGCGCGGCCGCGGCGGGGTCCGCGGCCTGGTGATGGGTTCGGTCAGCCAGGGGGTGCTGCACCACGCCCGCGTCCCGGTGGCCGTCCTGCCGCCGCACTCGGACGAGACCGAGTGACCCGGAGGTAGGGTCTTTCGGCCCTGTGCCGATCCCACATCGCGGTGCCTTCCTACGTCAGGATGGTCCGTGGCTCTCAGGGGGAGGAAGCATGGCAGACAGTGAACGCACAGCCCACGTGGTGGTGGGGTACGACGGGTCCGACCACGCCGACGCGGCGGTCGAGTGGGCCGCGGTCGAGGCGGTCCGCAGGGACGTGCCGCTGAGGCTGGTGCACGCGTTGGGGATGCCGTTGATCGTGAGCGCGTACGGGGGGCCGACGCGCTTCGAGCCGACCGACGACATGCGGGGACACGCCACCGAGGTGCTCGCCACGGCGTCCGAGCGGGCCCGCTCGGTGCGGCCCTCGGTGGTCGTGGAGACGGTGACCACGCTGGAGGACGCGCCGCTGGCGCTGCTGCGCCAGAGCCACCCAGGCGACCTGATCGTGGTCGGCACGCGTGGACTGGGCAGTGTGGCGTCGATGTTCGTGGGCTCGGTGAGCCTGCGCGTGGCGAGCCAGGCGCCCTGCCCCGTGGTGGTGGTTCCGACCGCCGAGGACAAGAAGCCCGCGACGACGTCGCTCGACAAGGTCGTGGTCGGCGTCGACGGCGGTGCGAACTCCCGTCGTGCCCTGGGCCTGGCGATGGACCTGGCCGAGGAGTCCGGCGGCGAGGTCGTGGTCGTCCACAGCTGGGACATCCCGTTCGCCTACGACCCGGTCGCACTGACCGCGTCGGGGTGGCAGCCGCAGGAGGAGCTGTTCGAGGAGCAGTCCGAGAAGCTGGTGGCGGAGCTGCTCGCCGACGTGGTCGACGAACGGCCCGAGCACTCCGAGGTGACGGTCAGCGTGGTGCGCACGAGGTCCCGTCCGGCCGAGGCGCTGCTGGAGGCGGCCACGGGCGCGGACGCCATCGTGGTGGGGTCGCGCGGGCGCGGCAGCGTGCGGGGCCTGCTGCTGGGCTCGGTGAGCCAGACGGTGCTGCACCACTCCACGATCCCGGTGGTGGTCCTGCCCCGGCACGCGGACGAGGAACCGGAGTAGGCGCGGGTACACCGCGGTCCCCGCGCTCCGGGCGGGGACCGCGCCGGGCCGGTGGGAGTCCGGGCCGCTCAGCCGGTCTCGGCCGTGGCGAGGTGGGTGAGCGCGCACCTCCAGAGGCCGTCACGGCGCACGAACACGTCCGTCACCCATTCGTCGGCGTCGAAGCGCCGCCCACGGAAGTACGCCGTGTTCGTCGCCCGTCCGGTCACGACGGCCGTGTCGCCCGCGTCGCCGTAGACGCGGACGCGGAAGGAGCCCGTGTCCCGCATCGCGGAGTGGGTCAGGTCCCCGGAGCGGACGTGGCCGAGGAACTCCTCCCGGGTCCCCACGCCCCGGCCCGAGACGATCACCCAGTCGTCCGTCATGAACGACCCGATCCGGTCGGGGTCGTTGGCGACGATCGCCGCCGACCAGTCCCGTTCCACGGCCACGAGGTGCTCGTGCGCGTGCTCTGCGGCGCTCATGCCGGAAAGGTACCCCGCCGAACCTTCCGGTACCCGGCCGCGCGAAAGGCGAAGGCCGGTGGTCACCGGGCCGTGTGCACCATATGTGCATCGACCCTGAACCACCGGCCTTCGCCGTGTCCTACGGAAGCCCCCGACCTGCGGAGACTTCCGGATTCTGCGGAGGGTGTGGGATTTGAACCCACGAAGCCCCGTCAAGGACTTGGTGCTTTTCAAGAGCACTGCACTCGGCCGCTATGCGAACCCTCCCGGGGAGAGCGGATCTCCGCGAGCCATGGTAGCCCACGACGCCGCGGTCGTCGCGGCGCCGTGGGCGGTCCGTCAGCCGGTGAGGGCGTTCCACCGGCCGGTGAGGGCGCGTCGGCCGGTCTCGGTCAGCGAGCCGAAGACGTGCAGGCGGGACATGCCGCCGTCCGGGAAGACGTCCGTGCGCACGTGGGTGGCGGTCACGGGCGCGTCCAGGACGAAGCGGTGCACGCTGTCGGGCTGCAGGCGGGTGCGG from Nocardiopsis aegyptia harbors:
- a CDS encoding DUF4446 family protein; its protein translation is MFTTILASIGMLAGLGGLICGGYALTRARAVTSESQALADRAAAAGAAGTDPRAVRDVAVLHYDALEEMSGARSFSLAMLNSDGDGVVLTSINGRTESRTYAKAITRGDAESLLSPEEYRVIRSARLGDGVGSGIPVTVPRPTPSGDAAKDADAPDDLRVTVLAADEDAEDAEASTEAAAEAESSDGDETNAGTEPDGTETDGDTKADADEAGADAKAGADAKADAGADAKADAKADADADGGGPGGRSRGERTGAGRVGRDAASARSRRDRTRDGRPV
- a CDS encoding bacterial proteasome activator family protein, coding for MSSADDQNERPQVLVMGSDEHTGEPEEGTEEPRTLADMVEQPAKVMRIGSMIRQLLDEVKAAPLDEASRARLKEIHTSSIKELEDGLAPELIEELERLTLPFAEGSAPSDAELRIAQAQLVGWLEGLFHGIQTTLFAQQMAARAQLENMRKALPPGVGGLQGQGGPGGEPNAGSGPYL
- a CDS encoding nucleotide-binding protein, with translation MADQEHSGPGGGPDEGTDPTVEERSEALREPSEDDAEELGETATEVTRFPEPAAPSPREQWFGGFDGAAPPPPPYARLPENSTGDGTPPAGTAGPPQGAPPPEPGTGVAAPPPAGEDRAADPPEEELGGGTVRLLPGPRNRRPIRPTRPTRPGGGAADPLGPRKLRGDSDVPEPEQLPPLDTERVEPSGAAPPEAPAADTDVVRPPRPTAREGTEEDGTLPLAPGTGSSTVPAPPPEAPAASSPWASSAPGSRGGSPGPPAPAGTPSGPRWDQERPPAEHGETSDSLNAATLVRNRRQGPSTGWRRAVHAATLGLVNPGESARVLHRRELVARASTPVASGHHRVAVLSLKGGVGKTTTTVALGATLASLRGDRVLAVDANPDRGTLSDKVRLETAATIRDLLNERHLVARYADIRGFTSQAPSRLEILASDRDPAVSEAFSDADYREVARIVEHFYSICITDCGTGLLHSAMRGVLGLADQVVLVSSASVDGARSASATLDWLEAHGHGPLVRGAVVVLSMVRSNSKSSVDLGRLEEHFAGRCRAVVRVPWDGHLEEGAEVDLEQLATATRESYLRLAASVGEAFGR
- a CDS encoding universal stress protein, which codes for MNAQERPPAVVVGVDGSPAARAALLWAVDEADRRREQLRIVHGMGLASKLGVHPLPDRAAVEEDLVEGGRALLAESVDAARRARPEVEVVDVLAEDDAPAVLLDDARHGDVIVVGSRGLGGIRAIMLGSVSARTSSHAPCPVVVVPDADRPRRRRGRIVVGVDGSDSSHRALRFGLREALVSESEVVVVNSWEVPLPADVDSAAVDAQSVHEEVFDRQSEEVVAGVLAEVIDDSTEHLEISAVRMQANPVEALLKAGEDADLIVVGSRGRGGVRGLVMGSVSQGVLHHARVPVAVLPPHSDETE
- a CDS encoding universal stress protein, translating into MADSERTAHVVVGYDGSDHADAAVEWAAVEAVRRDVPLRLVHALGMPLIVSAYGGPTRFEPTDDMRGHATEVLATASERARSVRPSVVVETVTTLEDAPLALLRQSHPGDLIVVGTRGLGSVASMFVGSVSLRVASQAPCPVVVVPTAEDKKPATTSLDKVVVGVDGGANSRRALGLAMDLAEESGGEVVVVHSWDIPFAYDPVALTASGWQPQEELFEEQSEKLVAELLADVVDERPEHSEVTVSVVRTRSRPAEALLEAATGADAIVVGSRGRGSVRGLLLGSVSQTVLHHSTIPVVVLPRHADEEPE
- a CDS encoding nuclear transport factor 2 family protein, producing MSAAEHAHEHLVAVERDWSAAIVANDPDRIGSFMTDDWVIVSGRGVGTREEFLGHVRSGDLTHSAMRDTGSFRVRVYGDAGDTAVVTGRATNTAYFRGRRFDADEWVTDVFVRRDGLWRCALTHLATAETG
- the serS gene encoding serine--tRNA ligase, whose amino-acid sequence is MIDLRALRDDPERLRASQRARGEDPSVADRLLELDSGRRAALTRFETLRAEQKSVGKSVSKASAEEREELLARAKSLSAEVKEAEAEAGRLGDELNAALARVPNLVQEGAPEGGVDDFRVMETVGTPREFDFTPRDHLELGEMLGAIDMERGAKVSGARFYFLTGVGAQLELALLNMAMNQAVEAGFTPMIPPVLVKPETMEGTGFLGEHSDEIYHLPADDLYLVGTSEVPLAGYHAAEILPADDLPNRYIGWSPCFRREAGSYGKDTRGIIRVHQFNKVEMFVYAHPDTADEEHLRLLAWEREMLDKLELPYRVVDIAGGDLGTSAARKYDCEAWVPTQETYRELTSTSNCTDFQARRLNVRFRGEDGRPRFAATLNGTLATTRWIVAILENHQREDGSVVVPEALRPYLGRDVIEPVTPPRKG
- a CDS encoding NAD(P)H-quinone oxidoreductase gives rise to the protein MYAIRIPEPGGPDVLSWTEVPDPVPAEGEVLVDIAASAANRADVAQRQGNYPPPAGASEYPGLECSGTVAALGPGTEESGWSVGDPVCALLTGGGYAERVAVPVGQLLPVPKGVGLVEAAALPEVACTVWSNLVMVGGLKEGETFLVHGGGSGIGTFAIQFARALGARVAVTAGSDAKLERCRELGADITINYRTEDFTERMRAEGGADLILDIMGGSYLDANLRSLSTNGRLVIIGLMGGRRAEADLGRMLAKRLSVHATTLRSRPAAEKAAITAGVLEQVWPLVEKGTIRPVVDREVPLRDAAEAHRVMESSAHTGKILLTR
- the pheA gene encoding prephenate dehydratase, with protein sequence MPNRYAYLGPEGTFTEAAMRDLRPDAPDEARIPCDSVASVFDAVRSGAVDGGVVPLENSVEGGVTATIAELINGEPLLITGQTAVPVEFALFARPGTALEDVKRVATHPHALAQCRGWLAQHLPDADTHTVSSTAAAARTVAEPGAPFDAAICAVFAGERYGLRALAGNVGDRSDAATRFIHLSRPGPLPEPTGTDLTSLVAFIADDHPGALIEVLNQFAVRGVNLTRLESRPTGDRLGNYCFCIDAEGHVAEARVGEALMGIRRVCRDVRFLGSYPRSGRTDDLDPPLRPRSTTDADFAEAERWLARIRSGQVD